From Deltaproteobacteria bacterium:
CTAATTCTCGTACCGAAGCTAGGTTGCTGATTCGGCATGGGCATTTTAATGTGAATGATCGTGGTGTTAATGTCCCTTCGTATGGGGTTAAAGCCGGTGATGTTGTAACACTCCGCGAGAAGAGCAAAAAAATGGATCGCATTTTAAAATCGATGGAATCGGTAGATCGGCGTGGCATACCCGATTGGCTAGAACTCAATAAAGATGAACTGAAAGGTTCGATTAAAATTTTACCGGAGCGTAGCACCGTTACCATGCCCATCAACGAGCAATTAATCGTTGAATTGTATTCTAAATAGTTAAACTGTTACTTTAAGTTGGAGGCTTACAAACATGATTTCTGAATTAGTTGCAAGAAATTGGAGAACCCTCATTCGCCCCAAATATTTAGAGATTGAAAAGGAAAGCCATACTAACACTTATGGTAAGTTTGTGGCCTCTCCCTTGGAGCGAGGCTATGGCACAACGTTGGGTAATGCCCTGCGAAGGATTTTATTATCTTCGATTCAAGGCGCTGCGGTTACTTCAATCAAGATCGACGGTGTCTTACACGAATTTTCAACCGTTGCTGGAGTTCGGGAAGATGTCGCTGGTTTAATCATGAACATTAAAGAGTTGAAATTAAGGCTCCATAATGTTGATAAAGACATGATTACCATCGATATCTCGGGTGAAAAAGAAGTTAAGGCTAGTGACATTCAAGTCAGTCACAATATTGAAATTTTAAATCCCGATCTTCACATTGCGACCTTAGGTTCTAATGCCAAACTTAAAATGGAAATGACGGTTGAAATGGGCAAGGGTTATGTGGTGGCTGAGTCCAATAAAAAGTCCAATCAACCCATTGGAGTGGTCCCCATTGATTCTATTTTCTCTCCCGTCTTACGAGTCAATTATACGGTTACCAATGCGCGGGTGGGTCAATCAACTGATTATGATCGTCTTACCCTCGAAGTTTTTACCGATGGTAGTGTGTTGCCCGAAGATGCCGTGGCCTTTGCGAGTAAAATTTTAAAAGAACAATTTGCCCTCTTTGTTAATTTTGTAGAAGAGCCCGAGCCCGTTGAAGAAGAAAAAATCATTGAAGAAAAACCTTTCAATGAAAATTTAAATCGGCGGGTTGATGAATTAGAGCTTTCAGTACGTTCGGCCAATTGTCTTCAAAATGCCAATATCAAATATATTGGTGAATTAGTGATGAAAACAGAATCCGAAATGTTACGCACCAAAAACTTTGGGCGCAAATCGTTAAACGAAATTAAAGAAATTTTATCCGAAATGGGTTTGGGCCTAGGGATGAAGGTTGATGGTTGGACGCCGCCGCTTACCAGTGCAGGCCCATCGGTCGCTGAAACTCATCGGGATGAATAAAAGGTAATTCACTATGCGTCATGGCGTTGATAAAAAGAATTTTGGCAGAAATACGGCTCATCGTGTGGCGATGTTTCGCAACATGGTGACGAGCCTTATTGAACATGAGCGAATTGTCACCACATTACCCAAGGCCAAAGCGCTTAAAGGCTTGGCTGATCAAATGATTACCTTGGGCAAGGTTGGCACCTTACATGCCCGTCGCCAGGCTTTGCGGGTGTTACGTGGTTCCGATACGGTAAAAAAACTATTTGGCGAATTGGCCCAGCGTTTTAAAGATCGGCAGGGTGGTTATACCCGAATTTTAAAAATGGGGCATCGGCACGGGGATGGTTCGGATATGGCCATCATTGAATATTTAGAGGCTAAACTTAAAGCCAAAAAACCCACCAAAAAGAAAAAAGAAAAAGATGAGCATGCTGGGCATGCTCATCCTTAATTGTCATTGCGAGCGAGCCCCAAAGGCGAGCGTGGCAATCTTCTTGTCATGAAAACTCGGTTTCTCATCATTACAGGTTTGTCTTTGGCGCTCCTAGCCTTGGTTTTTTATATCCAAAAAAAATCCAGTTTAATTTTAAAAACCGGTCAGCCTGCCCCAACATTTTCTGCGCCTAATTTACAAGGTGAACAAAAGGGCCTAGCTGATTTTCGTGGTAAAGTTGTGTTGCTTAACTTTTGGGCTAGCACTTGTGGGCCGTGTGAATGGGAAATGCCCAGCCTTAATGCCCTTTACCAACGTTATGAAAGTAGAGGTTTTGTAGTCGTCGGAATGAGTGTGGGGGAGGCACCCATGATGGTTGTAAAATTTTTACAACGAGTTTCGATTAGCTTTCCTGTTCTATTAGATGAAGATTTGAGTATTTCAGATCGCTATGGGACTTATCGTATCCCTGAGAGTTATTTGATTGATCGACAAGGCAACCTGGTAGAAAAAATCTCAGGCGCCCATAATTGGAACCAACCCAATTTTTGGGCCAAGATCGAAAATCTCTTATAACTGTCATTCTGAACCCAGCAGGGCTCTATGTCATTGCGAGCGA
This genomic window contains:
- a CDS encoding DNA-directed RNA polymerase subunit alpha, translated to MISELVARNWRTLIRPKYLEIEKESHTNTYGKFVASPLERGYGTTLGNALRRILLSSIQGAAVTSIKIDGVLHEFSTVAGVREDVAGLIMNIKELKLRLHNVDKDMITIDISGEKEVKASDIQVSHNIEILNPDLHIATLGSNAKLKMEMTVEMGKGYVVAESNKKSNQPIGVVPIDSIFSPVLRVNYTVTNARVGQSTDYDRLTLEVFTDGSVLPEDAVAFASKILKEQFALFVNFVEEPEPVEEEKIIEEKPFNENLNRRVDELELSVRSANCLQNANIKYIGELVMKTESEMLRTKNFGRKSLNEIKEILSEMGLGLGMKVDGWTPPLTSAGPSVAETHRDE
- the rplQ gene encoding 50S ribosomal protein L17; this translates as MRHGVDKKNFGRNTAHRVAMFRNMVTSLIEHERIVTTLPKAKALKGLADQMITLGKVGTLHARRQALRVLRGSDTVKKLFGELAQRFKDRQGGYTRILKMGHRHGDGSDMAIIEYLEAKLKAKKPTKKKKEKDEHAGHAHP
- a CDS encoding TlpA family protein disulfide reductase → MKTRFLIITGLSLALLALVFYIQKKSSLILKTGQPAPTFSAPNLQGEQKGLADFRGKVVLLNFWASTCGPCEWEMPSLNALYQRYESRGFVVVGMSVGEAPMMVVKFLQRVSISFPVLLDEDLSISDRYGTYRIPESYLIDRQGNLVEKISGAHNWNQPNFWAKIENLL